In Kogia breviceps isolate mKogBre1 chromosome 9, mKogBre1 haplotype 1, whole genome shotgun sequence, a single window of DNA contains:
- the SMIM30 gene encoding small integral membrane protein 30, producing MTSVSTQLFLVFSLLLVLPVVEAVEAGDAIALLLGVVLSITGICACLGVYARKRNGQM from the coding sequence ATGACCTCAGTTTCAACACAATTGTTCCTAGTCTTTTCATTGCTTCTGGTGCTGCCTGTTGTTGAAGCAGTAGAAGCCGGAGATGCAATCGCTCTCTTGTTAGGTGTGGTTCTCAGCATTACAGGCATTTGTGCCTGTTTGGGGGTATATGCACGAAAGAGAAATGGACAGATGTGA